From a region of the Triticum aestivum cultivar Chinese Spring chromosome 7D, IWGSC CS RefSeq v2.1, whole genome shotgun sequence genome:
- the LOC123170994 gene encoding uncharacterized protein, with the protein MVLEDESSDDQSSLPYMHSSSTDGLNEVPFSLEDPDYKGLELDVMSPCEKHGMASERLVAFEGTDTGRRFLACAQPAGSNCGFVEWVDHQWPPTMQNALLKLWAMVEDAKTARVNDNLESSFTIHHLTEEKNKLDANYDKLVQDVHELMNFQEDKVVDFRHLQSAITYQQEVRKELIDDMKAQMASEMAKKDEETQKLTLKYELLLNLTRAQATVIQNLKLNKMKEKQVLTEASMNLELKNAELTKCQEKLTQGKLELKLEVADLLKGNEKHIEEKWQLEFQNEKLKEKFRGIQAILEK; encoded by the exons ATGGTTTTGGAGGACGAAAGCAGCGACGACCAGTCTAGCCTCCCGTACATGCATTCTTCCTCCACAGACGGTCTCAACGAG GTCCCTTTCAGCCTTGAAGATCCAGATTACAAGGGGCTTGAGCTGGATGTGATGTCTCCATGTGAGAAGCACGGCATGGCATCTGAGAGGCTTGTTGCCtttgaaggaacagacacaggcagGCGGTTTTTAGCATGTGCACAGCCG GCAGGTAGCAATTGTGGCTTTGTTGAATGGGTTGATCACCAGTGGCCCCCAACAATGCAGAATGCATTGTTGAAGCTATGGGCAATGGTTGAAGATGCCAAAACTGCTAGGGTGAATGACAATCTTGAAAGTTCTTTCACTATCCACCATCtgacagaagagaagaacaagctggATGCCAACTATGACAAGCTAGTCCAAGATGTGCATGAGCTGATGAACTTCCAGGAAGATAAGGTGGTGGATTTCAGACATCTGCAGTCTGCCATTACATATCAGCAGGAGGTAAGAAAAGAACTGATTGATGATATGAAGGCACAGATGGCAAGTGAGAtggcaaagaaagatgaagagaccCAGAAACTTACTCTCAAGTATGAGCTGCTGCTCAACCTGACAAGAGCTCAAGCAACAGTCATTCAGAACTTGAAGCTGAACAAAATGAAAGAGAAGCAAGTGCTTACTGAAGCTAGTATGAATTTGGAGCTGAAGAATGCAGAGCTAACAAAGTGTCAGGAGAAGCTCACCCAAGGGAAGCTAGAGTTAAAGCTTGAGGTTGCTGATCTGCTTAAGGGAAATGAAAAGCATATTGAAGAGAAGTGGCAGTTAGAGTTTCAGAATGAAAAGTTGAAGGAGAAGTTCAGGGGGATTCAGGCCATCTTGGAGAAGTGA
- the LOC123164746 gene encoding uncharacterized protein YuxK: MLARTLVARLRPRLAPSLVGLGGRASAGAAAATDIVVDEDAPRPLGPPVPVGVGAAAAVAATVPTVLQPRVLIYDGVCHLCHRGVKWVFRTDRHAKIRFCCLQSKAAEPYLRLVGMDREDVLRRVLFIEGPEAYYEGSTAALKVASYLPLPYSALSSLLIIPVPLRDAAYDYIARNRYDWFGKDDECLVTKDRELLERFIDRDEMLGGGPSNSSY; this comes from the exons ATGCTCGCCCGCACCCTCGTCGCCCGCCTCCGCCCCCGCCTCGCCCCGTCGCTCGTCGGCCTCGGTGGCCGCGCGTCGGCGGGCGCCGCGGCCGCCACCGACATCGTCGTCGACGAGGACGCGCCGCGGCCCCTCGGGCCGCCCGTGCCGGTCGGGGtcggggccgccgccgccgtcgcggccaccgtgcccaccgTCCTGCAGCCGCGCGTGCTCATCTACGACGGCGTCTGCCACCTCTGCCACCGCG GGGTGAAGTGGGTGTTCAGGACGGACAGGCACGCCAAGATCAGGTTCTGCTGCCTGCAGTCCAAGGCGGCGGAGCCGTACCTGCGGCTGGTCGGCATGGACCGAGAGGACGTCCTCCGCCGCGTTCTCTTCATCGAGGGGCCTGAGGCCTACTACGAGGGCTCCACTG CTGCGCTGAAAGTTGCATCGTACCTGCCTCTTCCCTActcggcgctgagctccttgctgaTCATCCCCGTCCCACTGCGCGACGCGGCCTACGATTACATTGCAAGAAATCGGTACGACTGGTTCGGCAAAGACGACGAGTGTCTGGTGACCAAGGACCGGGAGCTTCTCGAGCGATTCATCGACAGGGACGAAATGCTCGGTGGCGGTCCCAGCAACAGTTCTTATTGA
- the LOC123164745 gene encoding DNA polymerase lambda, producing the protein MLWNNLKPQNPRGDGARREGAMAPKRKPAEPPRDAEGIFRGVSAFFVPHGVQSRRLEVWKQKLVQMGGRLEKKDADAKGARINHVLAADAKALLRELGADWLHRFPGSVVSFDWLEECLKSGERLPEHKFTINYEEEFKLKKAPGAGGTGASNPAKRSKMSSEDPENRKGTSGQDGKEVATGEHRDKTSTHVHDGSGVEKGPGQFAHSQTSSGDTKDTVGSLDIEEASSGEPTTYAPPDLNRNITEIFGKLINIYRAMGDDRRSFSYYKAIPVIEKLPFKIESGDQVKNLPAIGKSLRDHINEIVTTGKLSKLEHFENDEKVRAVSLFGEVWGVGPATALKLYDKGHRTLDDLQKDDSLTYAQRTGLKFFDDIRQRIPRHEVSEMEKLLQEVGKDILPGVTIVCGGSYRRGKSSCGDMDIVITHDDGKSHVGFLPKFVQRLKDINFLREDLIFSINSIEGTDSGVDTYFGLCTYPGRELRHRIDLKVYPRNRYASGLLAWTGNDVLNRRLRILAESKGYVLDDTGLYLATQSSGGKRAGRSEAIVNCHEEKDVFDTLGFPYLEPHERNL; encoded by the exons ATGCTCTGGAACAACCTAAAACCTCAAAACCCCAGGGGCGACGGAGCGAGGAGGGAGGGAGCGATGGCGCCGAAGCGGAAGCCGGCGGAGCCGCCGAGGGACGCCGAGGGGATATTCCGCGGCGTCTCCGCCTTCTTCGTGCCCCACGGCGTGCAGTCCCGCCGCCTCGAG GTGTGGAAGCAGAAGCTGGTGCAGATGGGGGGCCGCCTCGAGAAGAAGGACGCCGACGCCAAGGGCGCCAGGATCAACCACGTGCTCGCCGCCGACGCCAAGGCGCTGCTCCGGGAGCTCGGCGCGGACTGGCTCCACCGCTTCCCAGGG AGCGTGGTGTCCTTTGATTGGCTGGAGGAATGCCTCAAGTCCGGCGAGAGGCTGCCCGAGCACAAGTTCACCATCAATTACGAAGAGGAGTTTAAACTCAAAAAGGCACCTGGTGCCGGAGGTACAGGTGCGTCCAATCCTGCGAAAAGGAGCAAAATGTCATCTGAGGATCCTGAGAATCGCAAAGGAACTAGTGGACAGGATGGGAAGGAGGTGGCTACCGGGGAGCATCGAGACAAAACAAGTACACATGTGCATGATGGTTCAGGTGTCGAAAAGGGGCCTGGCCAGTTTGCACATAGCCAGACTAGCTCTGGGGATACTAAGGACACCGTAGGCTCTCTTGATATTGAG GAAGCTTCTTCTGGAGAACCTACAACATATGCTCCACCGGACCTCAACAGGAACATCACTGAGATTTTTGGAAAACTTATCAACATATATAGAG CCATGGGAGATGACCGGAGATCATTTAGCTATTACAAGGCCATTCCCGTAATCGAGAAACTGCCATTCAAAATAGAAAGTGGCGACCAAGTTAAAAACCTCCCTGCCATTGGGAAATCTTTGAGAGACCAT ATTAATGAAATAGTGACAACAGGAAAGCTTTCCAAACTGGAACACTTTGAGAATGATGAAAAG GTACGGGCAGTCAGCCTATTCGGTGAAGTTTGGGGTGTTGGTCCTGCAACTGCTCTTAAGTTATATGATAAAGGACACCGTACTCTTGATGACCTTCAGAAAGATGACTCGCTTACATATGCTCAGAGgactggcttgaaattctttgacGATATCAGACAAAGAATCCCTCGGCATGAG GTCAGTGAGATGGAGAAGCTTTTGCAAGAAGTTGGGAAGGATATCTTGCCTGGA GTGACAATTGTATGCGGAGGATCATACAGACGTGGAAAATCATCTTGCGGTGACATGGATATTGTAATTACTCATGATGATGGTAAAAG TCATGTAGGTTTTCTGCCGAAGTTCGTTCAGAGGTTGAAGGACATCAACTTTTTGAGGGAGGATCTTATCTTCAGCATAAACAGTATTGAG GGAACTGACAGCGGGGTTGACACATATTTTGGTCTTTGCACATATCCTGGGCGTGAGCTGCGGCATCGCATTGATCTCAAG GTATACCCAAGGAACAGGTATGCATCCGGGCTACTAGCCTGGACTGGAAATGATGTTCTAAATCGACG ATTGAGAATACTAGCAGAATCCAAAGGTTACGTGCTTGATGACACGGGTTTGTATCTTGCTACACAAAGCAGTGGTGGAAAGCGT GCGGGGAGATCAGAGGCTATAGTTAACTGCCACGAGGAGAAGGATGTGTTCGACACGCTTGGGTTCCCCTACTTGGAACCTCATGAACGGAATCTATAG